The window TCACCCTCGATTTCTTCTTCTACCACTGTTTTACTCACAATACCATCATGATGGTAGATGGTTACTGTTGATTTGATTGCTAGGGTATGGGCTCCCACGGGTAACTCAGGCTCCTCTACTTGAAGGACGGTTTTCTCTTCTTTACGGGTGTTGCATCCTGCCATCATTACCATTGCTATTAATAATATACACACTATTTTTCTCATCTAATGCCTCCTTATTGTATTATCTAGAAACGTCTTTTATACGAATAAATCTAACATCCTATATCCATTATCAACTTGTCATCAGTACGCTTATTATGCTATAATCATGTACTATTATCAAGCTTTTTGATTTTACTTATACATTTCCTTGTCTATCTTGTCCGATTGTTAAACCTATTCTGTCTGTTGTGTAATTAACTGATAATCTTTCACTAATCGATCAATTTCATACAGGGTGGTGTTCATATCATTAATACCTAAGAGGTATTTGTGCACACTTAACTGAATGGTATCGGATAACTCATCGTAAGATGGTGATACAGGTCTGGTGATGGATGTCATCAGTGCATTTCTTACGCTCTCATATTGGAGAATTCCATCTTTTTCGAAGACCGCTTCATCGATAAGTAATGCGCTATGTGTGGGGATATAACCTTCAGATGCCATAATCTTCTGCCCTTCAATACCTGTGGCAAAAGTAAGGAATTCCCAAGCCCCATCCTTATTTTGAGTATGTTGATTAATCCCTAACAGGTAACCACCAACAACGCCTCCATAAGGCAACGGTGCAATGCCCACTTGTTCCATTTTAATGGCGGAGTTATTGCTATTAATCAATTGATACTGATAGGACCAATTTCTTGAAAAAACGGCTTTACCTTGTACAAAAGCATCATGGGTTTGATTTTCTGTATAATTGAGAATATCTTCTGGCGTGTAGTCTGCATCCACAAATGTTTTCATAGTTTCCAGTCCTTTTTTCACACTGCGTAAGGAATCTGTGAACTCTGTCACATTCACCGTCAACCCCTCATAAGCACCCGATTGAAAGACAAACCCTGTATCTGTTCCACCTTCCCCTTGATACCGCTTAGACAGTTTCGCTAAATCACTGTACATGTAGTTGCCGCTATCCAGTACACTGGCTTCCATTTCTTGAATAAGGTCTTTTCGATAATACAGTAAACCAATATTTTGATAATAGGGAATAGCGTATTGTTTCTCCATGTAGCGGCCTGCTTCCATAATCCCTCTGCTGTAATCACCTATAGTAATACCGTCATCACCCATGTAATTATCTAGGGGTTCAATATAGCCTCTATGAGCAAATTCCCCAATCCAAGTTACATCAAGAGACAGCACGTCATATTTGGTATTGGCTTCTGATAATAATGTGTGTAATTGTTCATAATTCTGCCTTACATCAGGGGGTAATGTTACCCATTCAACATGATAGACTTCCTGGGAAGCATTATAGGTATCGATGAGCCTTTTGGTTGCTGGTGTAGCGTCTTCAATGGCTGCAAATGTAATCTGTTTCTTAACTTCAGCCTCTGAACAACCTGTTGTGGTTATCACCATTAAAACAGTCAAAATAAGTACAAGGGGTGTTCTCATGTTCATTCTCCTTTTGCTCTTATGAATAAAAAGACTATCCGTTTATATGCACTATAAGCAGACAGCCTTTTTTCAATCATACGTCTTATCCGTAGAGTACTCATTACATTATATACATCATCACAGAAATGCATTGCCCTAAAGCCCTGAAGAAACAATACCTTATGCCTCACCGTATAAGACGATCGTCATTATTTAGTTTTTTTCACTTCATACAAATTTATTCATCAACAATATCCGATGTCATATTTGCCATCAGTTTTTTGAATTTTTCTTTATTCAAACGATAGTATAAGCGTTTATGTGGACCTGCTTCCACACTGATAATCCCTAATGTGGATATTTTTTTCAGATGATAACTCATAGTGGCTGTGGTTATGCCCATATGATCTGCTAATTCTTTGCTATACCATGCCCGTTTTCCCAATAGTTCAATAATGTCATAGCGTTTATCGTCGGAAAGGGTTTTTAGCAGGTCTTTATAATCTTCTCGTTTCATGTTCTTATTATAGCGCTGTTCTAAGAGGAAACCGTATAATATGCTTAATGCATCCTTTTCTATTTTTAAACTACAAGTAAGCTCCCCATAATAGCTCAGGTACAAATGTACTGTTTTACCTTGTATCACTTCTTTATCTACTAACAAAATCATGTTTTCAAAAAAAGTATTCGGGTCTTCCTCAAGGAGTTGTTGATGTTCTTTTAATTTCTTCTGTATAATCTCATTAACTTTATCCCGCCTTGGTAAAAGAAACAGCGTGTAAAAACTCTCTAAGGTATTGGTAAGACGTTCTTTTACTTCTTGTGGGTACTTGATATAATCCATGTACAGCCCTGGGTCATCCCCATCGGTTTGATCGTCTTTAAAGTGATCTTCTATGGCTATTCGCTGTTGTTCACGATCCATATTTTCAATACCTTCAATGTCCAGAGCCTGATAAATAAGTGCAAGAAACCCTTCCACATCAAGCGCTCTAAGGTAGTTGAAAAAACTAGGAACGTCTTGTATACCTTGCTCTAAGGCATCATAGACCACACTGAATAACCCTCGAACCATGTTACCGCAGAGGTATTCAATGTCACGATGAAGAATGGGATTAATATGATCTTTTACATGTTGAATATACCCTTGAATATCCTTGGTCAATTCAAATCGGTTGACTAAATCATGTTTATTGTATTCGTCTTCTCTTATATAGCGTTTTATAGCAAAGTGTAAATCCACAATTTCATTATATTGGATACTGACGTCCATCTTACCACTCCATATCTATTCTACAGGCACGGGTTCTTCACGAAAAGACGGCTCCTTTTTAGCTAAACCTTTGAATTTCCAGCCAAATAAGACGCCCATAAGGATCATAACCATACCTGCATATATTATTATAATCGAAGTTGGCACGAAATCAAGTAATAATCCGTGGATTAAGAAGCCAAGGGGTGAAATGGCACTTGCAATGGTAGTGATTAAGGACATCACCCTTCCACGGTATTGATTTTCTGTTGATTCTTGAATATAGGTCATAAACGGAACGTTTATAATGACCAGTAAACAGCCCATGATGAAGAAGACGATACCATAATAAATAGCTGTAAAATTTGGTATTGCCATGAGTTCAGTGAAGATCAGAGGTATAGCAAATAGGCCTGATAGACATCCAAGACCCACCGTCAAAAATGCTAACCGATTGGCTTTAAACTTCCCTAGCTTTTTGGCAAAGCCCAGAGACACAACCAGAGCTCCAATGCTAAACGTAGCTTCTACAATACCAAAAGCTTCATCGGATATAGGGTATTGAACCACAAGTATATGGGGTATCGCCACGTTAATCACCGTAAAAATAAAATTCAGAACCAATGCACCCTGTATCACAATCATAATGGTAGTTTTGGTTTTTAAATAAGCAAAACCTTCTTTAATATCTTCTATAAATGTCATCTCTTTCTCAACAATTTTTTCCCCTTGCTTCTTTACTTTCCAATAGAAATCAATGAAAGCTTCTGAACATGTGGAAAGCAAGAAAGAGACCCCATTAAATAAAATGAAAAGTGTAGGAGATATAAGCGCATAGACAGCTCCCCCAATAACAGGGGCTACAATTAGAGAAACACTGTTAATGGCTTGGTTATAAGCATTCACTTTACCTAAGCTGTCATCATCTACGAGATTCGGTAATGCCGCATCAAAGCTTGTTGCAAATAATGAATTAAAGATAGAAAGAAAGACGGAAGCTAAATAGATAATCCATATCTGAAGCCCATAGATCTGACTGAGTAAAAGCGCTCCAAACATGACCACACCACTTAGAAAGTCCGTGATCAGTACAATACGTTTTCTATCAAAACGGTCAGCAATAACCCCTCCAATGGGTGTGAAAACCAGCGCTGGTACAGTATAAACTAAAATACTAATGGAGAAATTAAGGGCTGAACCTGTCACCTTCAATATGTATAGACTCATAGCAAAACCGTATATACGTGTCCCTAATAACGATACCAGTTTTCCTAGTAAAAACAGGATCATATTCTTGTTTGATTTATTCATGTTTCTAAATACCTCCTCATCCTTATTATGTCAAATGTTCATCTAATATATTTATATTATATGTTCATCTAACATAAAAGTCAATACTTTTTTTATGATGGTGTTAAATCCCTCTATTCCATCTCAAAAAATAGTAAACTGCTCACATTAAAATCAAGTACCTTCATTACCTATAACGCGTGTAATCAGGTAAAAAGCCTTACTATCATCTTGAATCTGTACAATAAAAAAAAGACCATCTCTCTTATCCACACGTGTTCGTAGTTGATAAGAAAGATAATCTTTTATATTTATGTTAGATGAACCTTTGACACCCTATGACATGTGACACAATTCCTTTGCAATCATGGTCGCCACACGTGCGTTGTTATAGACGAGCTGTTTATTGGCATAAAGGCTTTTACCCTCTGTGATATCAAGAATAGCAGATAAGATAAATGGTGTAATCTCCTTGCCTCGTATGCCCTTAGCTTCTGCATCTGCTACCGCTTCATCAATGACCTTGTTAATATAAGATTCTTCTAGGGCATATTCTTCGGGTATAGGGTTAGCGATGACCATTCCCCCTACGAGTTTCAAGTGTTCTTTTACTTTAATTGCCTCAGCAATAACCTTGGCTGACTCACCGTTATAATCCACAGAAAAGCCGCTTGTTCGTGTATAAAATGCAGGAAAATCATCCGTTTGATAACCAATGACAGGCACCCCATGGGTCTCCAAATACTCTAAGGTTAAGCCAATATCCAAGATGGATTTTGCCCCTGCACATACAACAGCAACATTGGTTTGAGCCAACTCCATTAAGTCAGCGGATATATCAAATGTAGTTTGCGCATTGCGATGAACCCCACCGATGCCCCCTGTTGCAAATACCTTAATACCTGCCAGTTCAGCAATCATCATGGTGGTTGCTACTGTTGTGGCACCGTCTAGTTTCTTAGCAAGAATCATCGGGATATCTCTTCGACTGGCTTTTAAAATGGACAGACCTGTTTTTCCAAAGTAGTTCAGTTCTTCATCTGTAAGCCCTACTTTCATACGACCACCAATAATGGCGATGGTAGCTGGTGTGCCGCCTGCTTGACGTATTTCCTCTTCGCATCGTTTTGCACTTTCCACGTTCTCTGGATAGGACATACCATGGGAAATAATGGTAGATTCCAGTGCTACGACAGGTCGATCGTTATCTATGGCGTCTTTAACTTCTGGACAAATATCTAAATAATTTAACATATTGTCATCTCCTTAACTATTTTATGAATGGTATCTGCCTGCATATGAGGGCTGACTGTTTCTTGGTGTTGTAATGCCAATATGGCTGCTGCTGTTGAGAATTTAGCAATCTCCACTGTTGGCTCATCATACAAGGTGCCATGGATAATACCTGCCATAAAAGCGTCACCTGCTCCAGTAGCATTGACCACTTTTATCTTAGGTGAGGCCAATAGCCCTCCTTGGCGGCGGTCTTTATAATACACACCATCACTACCAAGAGTGATAAACACCCGTTCTACACCTTCATCAATAAAATACTGTGCAAGCTTAGGTAAATCGTCATGATTCTGAATGGTCATATCGGATAGAAACTGGGCTTCAAGACGATTGAGTTTAATGGTATGAAAGCCACCAATCATATCCTTGACACCACGAGATTTCTTAATGGATACTGGATCAAGTAGAATCTTACTGTCTTTAAAGGTATGCAAAATATATGCAATGACATCTTCAGGCACACATGCGTCTACTACAATGACCTCTGAATTTTTCAACACATGGGATTTACCCTTAATGAATTCTATTGTCATACGGTCCATAATATGCATGTCGGATAGAGCCATGGCCATGTCACCATCTACATCCATGATGGCTAAGTATACCGAGGCATTGGCATCAGGCAGTACCAATACATGTTCCATATCAATACCCACTTGATTACACTCTTCAAGAAGCCTTTTACTATTGGCATCGCCACCTGTGGCTGTAATCAGTTTGGTATCAATACCCAGTCGTGCCATGTTCTCAGCGATATTGCGCCCAACGCCTCCAAGGCATATTTTCACTTCTCCTGGGTTGGAATCCCGCTGGATAAGCTTCTCTTTTGTAAAGCCTTGAATATCCAGATTGGCAGCACCCACTACTGTCACATAATCCGTTTTATTCATCACGTAGCCGCGCCCTCGTATATAACCTTTTTTAATCAAGTTTGTAATATGGACCCCTACGGAAGAACGTGTTATATTTAATGTTTCACCAATCTCTTTCTGGGAGATCAGAGGATTTTTCTTAATTAATTCCAATATTTCTTTCTCACGTCCAGTCACCTGTTGTCCTCCTTTTATTTTACGCAAGCTTAACTTAAACTTTACTTATTATATAAGCATGTGCTTACTAAATTATCATAACACTAATCGCATTGGATTGCAAGGGTTATTATGTTAGGAAATTATCCTTAGCACAAATGAGAACGCACCGTTCGTCCGTGGCTCGTAGCTCCATTTTCCCCTTTACTATATTCACTCGGTATTTTCATCATACCTTGTGTATGCATTTTATTGTAGTCGACAAAAAAAGCCTAAGTAAACATCCATTTACTTAGGCTCTATGAAATCTTATCATGATTTATGTTTTATACAACGTTAGGGCGAAATTAAGTACTTTATTCCCAACAGAAAATAGGGTAACTATTGTTCATATTTCCCATATTGTTTTACAAGTTCACTTACCCTTTTAATCCGATCAAATCTTGCATGCGGTACCACTTGATCGGCCACTCCTAAGACGTACCTTGGCTCCTTAGTCATGACTTTTAGCACCCTGATGACATGGGCATCGAAATCTTCATCGCTTACTTGATCCGAAAAAAGACCCCCAGGTATACCGCCCCAGATAATGGTATCATCGTCTACCCATTGATGCAGGTCCTCGATTGCAATATCCCCTACAGGTTCAGGGGTTAGTGCTTCAAGGACGTCAAACCCTGCTGACGATAATTCACGGATTAATCCTTTCATGGTACCATCCAGATGGACGAAGGAGTATTTACCAGCTTCTCGAATCCGATTCACCCACTTTTCTTGATACCTCCGCATATAGTTTTCATAATTGTCTTTTCCTACAACTTCTGATGTGATGTTTTCTGGAATCATTAAACATTCTGCTGGCGAATGAAGTGCGATCATTGCTGCTTCATCATGTTTCTTTTCCATTAAGGCCATGACTTCTTCAAATAAATCAGGTGCATCCAATTTCATATATATGGTTGCTTCAATACCTGCTCTTAATGCAACAGTCTCCATAAATGGACTTTTAGGCAGGTAACACAAAACAACACCATTATCCCCAATTATTTCCCGTCTTCTTTCGGCTAATGCATAGTCTGGCTCATAATAGGTGTGTTCATATAAATATTTGAAAGCTTCTAAATCCTTATAGGTTTTTAGCAGATGTTCTTGTGGTGCCCAACTGTATGTTTGTTTGGTGTATTGCCATACTTCTTTCAGATTGCCATAAGGTGTTTCAACCATTGTCACACGATAGTCACTGTCAACGGTTTCCGTGACCTTCACACCATCATATCGGGTTGTAAATGGAAAATACCCTTGTAAATAAAACCCTACATCCAAATCACGATGCAACTTCTGAAGACCTTCACCTACAAATGCAGATGCCAGCCCTTCGTTCATCACCGATTGTCTTTGGGTTGATTTTTTCATGTACTCCTCTGGCATTTTATTATCTTTTAGTAAATAGTCAATCCAATAAGCCAAATCACCACACCATGGCACATAATCTGGCTTCTCTTTTTTGAGTACGGCTAAGATTCTTTCTCTATTTGTCATGCCTTATTCTCCTTTTTCTAACTGCAACACCTTTGTTGATTTTCTTAATCATATGCAGTATACTAGGAACGTGATTGTGTTTAAGCCTGAAGCGAAAGCTATGTATTCCTTCAGTGCTTAGACTTTTTTTATAGATTTAACAAGTGTTCATAGGTACCATATTTTTTCGATGCTTCAATCATGGCTTTGAAATTGTCCACATTGGTATTGGGACCCATGGCACATCCTGAGCTTAAAAATAGTCCTCTACCCTTTGTTGATTCAATGATTTTCTTTGCTTGGGCATCCACTTGTTGTGCGGTACCGATAACTAATGGGTCACTTGGGTTAATGTTACCGACAAGAACCGTATCATCAGAAAAAATCTCTCTTGCTGTACCCATATCGACTTTCCAATCCACTTCAATTATTTTTGAATGGATGAATGCCATATCTTGTAGGATTCTACTTGCATCACCACAGATATGGACGGAATAAGGAATACCATAATCTTGAACCGCCTTGACCACTTTTTTCTCAGGTTCTAGGGCAAAATTCCGATAGAATTCCGGTGAAATCAAATTGGGACCTGCTGATGCATCACCCATAGACGTTGCATGAGCACCTGCATCTTTTTGTGCTTTAGCAAATCGAATACAGGCTTCACTGCACCAGTTCAATAAGTCTTGAATATCTTTGGGGTTCGCTAATACCAAATCCATCATGAATTGTTCCATACCTCTCAGTAAACAAGCTAAACTAAAGGGTCCTTGATCAGCTCTCCCCATAACAAATACATGATCACCAATGGCATCAACCAGCCGTTCCGTTGTTTCTAACCATACGGGAAGCCGACCATCTTTTAAGGGGTCAGGTAACTTGAGGTCTTCAAAATCACGAAGATTCTTAAGCACTGGCTTACTCTCATCAACTGCTGCTACACCATCTTCACGGTAAATCACTTCAGCTCCACACGCTTCAGCTAATGACGCATCATCCACGTCTATAATGCATCCATCGTATGCATATTTTTCTTGACAGATGATATGACTTTGAGCTAATAGCTTGGCATTATTGTTAATTTGTCCGATTTTATAGCCT is drawn from Vallitalea pronyensis and contains these coding sequences:
- a CDS encoding extracellular solute-binding protein, which gives rise to MRTPLVLILTVLMVITTTGCSEAEVKKQITFAAIEDATPATKRLIDTYNASQEVYHVEWVTLPPDVRQNYEQLHTLLSEANTKYDVLSLDVTWIGEFAHRGYIEPLDNYMGDDGITIGDYSRGIMEAGRYMEKQYAIPYYQNIGLLYYRKDLIQEMEASVLDSGNYMYSDLAKLSKRYQGEGGTDTGFVFQSGAYEGLTVNVTEFTDSLRSVKKGLETMKTFVDADYTPEDILNYTENQTHDAFVQGKAVFSRNWSYQYQLINSNNSAIKMEQVGIAPLPYGGVVGGYLLGINQHTQNKDGAWEFLTFATGIEGQKIMASEGYIPTHSALLIDEAVFEKDGILQYESVRNALMTSITRPVSPSYDELSDTIQLSVHKYLLGINDMNTTLYEIDRLVKDYQLITQQTE
- a CDS encoding ArsR/SmtB family transcription factor — its product is MDVSIQYNEIVDLHFAIKRYIREDEYNKHDLVNRFELTKDIQGYIQHVKDHINPILHRDIEYLCGNMVRGLFSVVYDALEQGIQDVPSFFNYLRALDVEGFLALIYQALDIEGIENMDREQQRIAIEDHFKDDQTDGDDPGLYMDYIKYPQEVKERLTNTLESFYTLFLLPRRDKVNEIIQKKLKEHQQLLEEDPNTFFENMILLVDKEVIQGKTVHLYLSYYGELTCSLKIEKDALSILYGFLLEQRYNKNMKREDYKDLLKTLSDDKRYDIIELLGKRAWYSKELADHMGITTATMSYHLKKISTLGIISVEAGPHKRLYYRLNKEKFKKLMANMTSDIVDE
- a CDS encoding MFS transporter, with product MNKSNKNMILFLLGKLVSLLGTRIYGFAMSLYILKVTGSALNFSISILVYTVPALVFTPIGGVIADRFDRKRIVLITDFLSGVVMFGALLLSQIYGLQIWIIYLASVFLSIFNSLFATSFDAALPNLVDDDSLGKVNAYNQAINSVSLIVAPVIGGAVYALISPTLFILFNGVSFLLSTCSEAFIDFYWKVKKQGEKIVEKEMTFIEDIKEGFAYLKTKTTIMIVIQGALVLNFIFTVINVAIPHILVVQYPISDEAFGIVEATFSIGALVVSLGFAKKLGKFKANRLAFLTVGLGCLSGLFAIPLIFTELMAIPNFTAIYYGIVFFIMGCLLVIINVPFMTYIQESTENQYRGRVMSLITTIASAISPLGFLIHGLLLDFVPTSIIIIYAGMVMILMGVLFGWKFKGLAKKEPSFREEPVPVE
- a CDS encoding pseudouridine-5'-phosphate glycosidase; translation: MLNYLDICPEVKDAIDNDRPVVALESTIISHGMSYPENVESAKRCEEEIRQAGGTPATIAIIGGRMKVGLTDEELNYFGKTGLSILKASRRDIPMILAKKLDGATTVATTMMIAELAGIKVFATGGIGGVHRNAQTTFDISADLMELAQTNVAVVCAGAKSILDIGLTLEYLETHGVPVIGYQTDDFPAFYTRTSGFSVDYNGESAKVIAEAIKVKEHLKLVGGMVIANPIPEEYALEESYINKVIDEAVADAEAKGIRGKEITPFILSAILDITEGKSLYANKQLVYNNARVATMIAKELCHMS
- a CDS encoding carbohydrate kinase, yielding MTGREKEILELIKKNPLISQKEIGETLNITRSSVGVHITNLIKKGYIRGRGYVMNKTDYVTVVGAANLDIQGFTKEKLIQRDSNPGEVKICLGGVGRNIAENMARLGIDTKLITATGGDANSKRLLEECNQVGIDMEHVLVLPDANASVYLAIMDVDGDMAMALSDMHIMDRMTIEFIKGKSHVLKNSEVIVVDACVPEDVIAYILHTFKDSKILLDPVSIKKSRGVKDMIGGFHTIKLNRLEAQFLSDMTIQNHDDLPKLAQYFIDEGVERVFITLGSDGVYYKDRRQGGLLASPKIKVVNATGAGDAFMAGIIHGTLYDEPTVEIAKFSTAAAILALQHQETVSPHMQADTIHKIVKEMTIC
- a CDS encoding uroporphyrinogen decarboxylase family protein, whose product is MTNRERILAVLKKEKPDYVPWCGDLAYWIDYLLKDNKMPEEYMKKSTQRQSVMNEGLASAFVGEGLQKLHRDLDVGFYLQGYFPFTTRYDGVKVTETVDSDYRVTMVETPYGNLKEVWQYTKQTYSWAPQEHLLKTYKDLEAFKYLYEHTYYEPDYALAERRREIIGDNGVVLCYLPKSPFMETVALRAGIEATIYMKLDAPDLFEEVMALMEKKHDEAAMIALHSPAECLMIPENITSEVVGKDNYENYMRRYQEKWVNRIREAGKYSFVHLDGTMKGLIRELSSAGFDVLEALTPEPVGDIAIEDLHQWVDDDTIIWGGIPGGLFSDQVSDEDFDAHVIRVLKVMTKEPRYVLGVADQVVPHARFDRIKRVSELVKQYGKYEQ
- a CDS encoding uroporphyrinogen decarboxylase family protein, whose translation is MKAMSSLERCQAVMNGQLPDRVPVVPQSFLLACETAGYKIGQINNNAKLLAQSHIICQEKYAYDGCIIDVDDASLAEACGAEVIYREDGVAAVDESKPVLKNLRDFEDLKLPDPLKDGRLPVWLETTERLVDAIGDHVFVMGRADQGPFSLACLLRGMEQFMMDLVLANPKDIQDLLNWCSEACIRFAKAQKDAGAHATSMGDASAGPNLISPEFYRNFALEPEKKVVKAVQDYGIPYSVHICGDASRILQDMAFIHSKIIEVDWKVDMGTAREIFSDDTVLVGNINPSDPLVIGTAQQVDAQAKKIIESTKGRGLFLSSGCAMGPNTNVDNFKAMIEASKKYGTYEHLLNL